Proteins from one Mesotoga infera genomic window:
- a CDS encoding outer membrane protein assembly factor BamB family protein, with the protein MLWRFPKNAGENMGSIQGGLAMNDGGLLLVPSTGWQFYAVQTDARGLGEIPWPRYAYNSQNTSGISYIPSSLSITMKNAPHILRMEGEKVTLEVEAAGGVKPYTYQWMRGGFPIAGANGSTCTIENLEVEDEGEYYVIVRDSFRPHPKVLTSNTIKIEVNSTRTGEKRWTIYDSFALSPAVDGYGYLYAISRSRTMYRLVVESGEAAYVLPTKNSYGTPVIYQSHEESPILLTFNETTDRITAFDANRFDKLWEEALYSFEFGNFGVVGDTVMAIRREMIYSLNCIDGKRGKSLVSNIIALPLEFSMTGPGNAFYFGTENKEVVTLYIDPVGALRWRYSTVGRVVSPIAIDSDSTIYFTYDLGRFYAIDAGGKENWTYDLTEGKKVDLNGVTASPVVSSGGLVYVAADNGKIFAFDRSGKRKWVFQANGSVYSTPVLGNDDRIYICTSSGTVHALNSITGVEEWKYSLGNYRILGSPVLYEGKLLVGSEPLDEKGTGKLVAINVSSTGLDSGPWPKYRQNNMNTAAID; encoded by the coding sequence ATGCTCTGGAGATTCCCGAAAAACGCCGGTGAAAATATGGGGAGCATTCAGGGAGGCCTGGCGATGAACGACGGGGGATTGCTGCTGGTTCCTTCTACCGGCTGGCAATTCTACGCCGTTCAAACCGACGCACGCGGATTGGGAGAAATCCCGTGGCCCAGGTACGCCTACAACAGTCAAAACACTTCGGGTATATCGTACATTCCCTCTTCCCTGTCCATAACCATGAAGAACGCACCGCATATCCTCAGAATGGAAGGCGAGAAGGTCACGCTGGAGGTGGAAGCTGCCGGTGGAGTAAAACCCTATACCTACCAGTGGATGCGAGGAGGCTTTCCCATAGCTGGCGCGAATGGATCTACCTGTACTATCGAAAATCTCGAGGTAGAAGACGAAGGCGAGTACTATGTAATTGTGAGGGACAGTTTCAGACCCCATCCAAAGGTGCTGACCTCTAATACCATAAAAATCGAAGTGAATTCGACCCGGACCGGTGAGAAGAGATGGACCATATACGACTCGTTCGCTCTCAGCCCGGCCGTTGACGGCTATGGATACCTCTACGCCATCTCGAGATCGAGAACCATGTACCGGTTGGTAGTCGAGAGCGGTGAAGCAGCGTATGTACTGCCAACGAAAAACTCTTACGGAACGCCGGTGATATACCAGAGCCATGAAGAGAGTCCAATTTTATTGACCTTCAACGAAACAACCGATAGAATAACTGCCTTCGACGCCAACCGCTTCGACAAACTCTGGGAAGAGGCATTGTACAGTTTCGAGTTCGGCAATTTCGGAGTAGTTGGAGACACGGTCATGGCCATTCGAAGAGAAATGATCTATTCGCTGAACTGCATCGACGGAAAAAGGGGCAAAAGTTTGGTCAGTAATATCATAGCCCTCCCGCTGGAGTTTTCGATGACCGGACCGGGAAACGCGTTCTACTTCGGGACAGAGAACAAAGAGGTTGTAACTCTCTATATTGATCCGGTGGGAGCTTTGCGATGGAGATACTCCACCGTCGGGAGAGTGGTCTCCCCGATCGCGATAGACAGCGATTCGACTATCTATTTCACGTATGACCTGGGCCGTTTCTACGCTATCGATGCCGGCGGGAAGGAAAATTGGACGTACGATCTCACGGAGGGCAAAAAAGTCGATCTGAACGGGGTGACGGCTAGCCCGGTTGTATCCTCTGGAGGGCTCGTGTATGTGGCGGCCGACAACGGAAAAATCTTCGCTTTCGATAGATCGGGCAAGAGGAAATGGGTCTTTCAGGCAAACGGAAGTGTATATTCAACCCCGGTTCTGGGCAACGACGACAGGATATATATCTGTACCAGTTCGGGGACGGTGCACGCTTTGAATTCCATAACCGGAGTCGAAGAGTGGAAGTACAGTCTCGGAAACTACCGGATACTGGGAAGTCCGGTTCTGTACGAAGGAAAGCTCCTGGTCGGCTCCGAACCGCTGGATGAAAAGGGCACCGGGAAACTCGTTGCCATCAACGTCTCCAGTACGGGTCTCGATTCCGGACCCTGGCCGAAATACCGGCAGAACAACATGAATACCGCTGCCATTGATTAG
- a CDS encoding cation:dicarboxylate symporter family transporter produces the protein MRRMILLFLIVLMVSLVFAGEFRSIEAIKASGELRILQTENYWYPFYYLDEEGKLGGIDVELGKDIAAALGVKPVFIRAIATHETLATHLKEGEGDIILSYYSYSPSRASQVYISRDYLVQNLSLLINNQILQRIKNELDELTPEKLVESLNDPSISVLVMMGTVYEKIALELFPGAKIFSIGTTENLAGLLFEKNYDVFFMNDLWTETFLVKNPSLLIHYSIYRLPSEDQIVVGVNPANADLLEWINRFLDSDYNRTREYLNRYIDYELIAKLHREISAESRVKLLLEDPYRWIVLFLILLLAFLVVWSSQKKIKKKSENGKAPHWLLNIWTILFAMVLGFYSGGAFPDIVEGLSPLGELFFNYMLLCGLPILFCVVTLNILRLLMKSGGGGFLLKFLGVVLVFFVLGALIGIVVAMIVEPGTGVPKESQEALVVSMKATNPFEEVNVTTGSILWSLPTNMISNSIVRAFAENKTLAIVFFSIILAFAIKFVNDSKREAIIDSLETVGEIFIFLFRLSYYILPFGIFSLMLSQASVFTGDTSVMKSLIMLIGCQFLCFVVWFIFSTVLGAKLAKMSPLEYLGAIKKPTMLLFALMSSVAVIPEALHTSEQVEQFNDENQRGVLPLLVVMLQPHTVSLFAVVAIFNLQLLGRSLGPMDYMYIAISSIIAVIATIGVPSPLDLFTISMVVLPFNIPPTQAIFFMLPWMYTGRRLEVMGMMINNFAAVQLFRSKKPKENLSPAAKTLE, from the coding sequence ATGCGAAGAATGATTTTGCTTTTCTTGATTGTTTTAATGGTTTCTCTGGTTTTCGCGGGTGAATTCAGGAGTATAGAAGCTATAAAAGCTTCCGGAGAGCTGAGAATACTCCAGACTGAGAATTACTGGTATCCCTTCTATTATCTGGACGAAGAGGGAAAGCTCGGGGGAATCGACGTCGAGCTTGGGAAGGACATCGCGGCCGCACTCGGGGTGAAGCCTGTCTTTATCCGGGCCATCGCGACACACGAGACGCTGGCCACACATCTGAAAGAAGGCGAGGGCGACATAATACTCAGCTATTACTCCTACTCCCCTTCCAGAGCCTCTCAGGTTTATATCTCGCGCGATTATCTGGTACAGAACCTGTCGCTGCTGATAAACAATCAGATACTTCAAAGGATAAAAAACGAATTAGATGAGCTCACACCCGAGAAGCTCGTCGAGAGCCTGAACGATCCGTCGATCTCCGTGCTGGTGATGATGGGAACGGTTTACGAGAAAATCGCCCTTGAACTTTTCCCCGGTGCGAAGATATTCAGTATCGGGACGACGGAAAACCTTGCCGGGCTTCTCTTCGAGAAAAATTACGATGTTTTTTTCATGAACGATCTCTGGACCGAGACCTTTCTGGTGAAGAATCCCTCTCTACTGATCCATTATTCCATCTACCGCCTCCCTTCGGAGGATCAGATCGTGGTGGGCGTCAACCCTGCCAATGCCGATCTGCTCGAGTGGATCAACCGGTTTCTGGACAGCGACTACAACAGGACGCGAGAGTATCTGAACAGGTACATCGATTACGAGTTGATCGCAAAGCTCCATCGAGAAATTTCAGCAGAGAGTCGGGTAAAGTTGCTGCTGGAAGATCCTTACAGATGGATAGTACTCTTTCTTATCCTCTTGCTGGCCTTTCTGGTCGTATGGAGCAGTCAGAAGAAGATCAAGAAAAAGAGTGAAAACGGTAAGGCTCCCCATTGGCTGCTGAACATCTGGACGATCCTCTTCGCGATGGTTCTCGGGTTCTACTCGGGTGGCGCCTTCCCGGACATCGTCGAAGGTCTCAGTCCGCTGGGTGAACTCTTCTTCAACTACATGTTGCTCTGTGGACTTCCGATCCTGTTCTGCGTGGTCACGCTGAACATCCTCAGGCTTCTCATGAAATCCGGAGGCGGGGGCTTCCTTTTGAAATTTCTGGGGGTGGTGCTCGTCTTTTTCGTCCTGGGAGCTTTGATCGGAATAGTCGTGGCGATGATAGTCGAGCCGGGAACAGGCGTCCCCAAAGAATCGCAGGAGGCGCTGGTGGTATCCATGAAGGCGACCAACCCCTTCGAGGAAGTTAACGTAACGACCGGCTCGATCCTTTGGTCCCTTCCAACCAACATGATAAGCAACAGCATAGTCAGGGCCTTCGCCGAGAACAAGACGCTTGCCATCGTCTTCTTCTCGATCATTCTGGCCTTTGCCATTAAATTCGTTAACGACTCCAAGAGAGAAGCGATAATCGATTCACTGGAGACGGTCGGAGAGATCTTCATATTTCTCTTCAGGCTTTCCTATTACATACTTCCTTTCGGCATTTTCAGTCTCATGTTGAGCCAGGCATCGGTCTTCACCGGAGACACCAGTGTTATGAAATCGCTCATAATGCTTATAGGCTGTCAGTTTCTCTGCTTCGTCGTCTGGTTTATCTTCTCGACAGTGTTGGGGGCGAAACTGGCTAAAATGTCGCCCCTCGAGTATCTTGGAGCCATAAAGAAGCCGACGATGCTTCTCTTCGCTCTCATGTCTTCGGTGGCGGTGATCCCCGAGGCCCTTCACACGAGCGAGCAGGTAGAGCAATTCAACGATGAGAATCAGAGGGGGGTTTTGCCGCTTCTGGTGGTTATGCTCCAGCCGCACACCGTTTCGCTTTTTGCGGTCGTGGCGATCTTCAACCTCCAGCTGCTGGGTCGCAGCCTCGGCCCTATGGATTATATGTATATAGCTATATCCTCGATCATCGCTGTTATAGCGACGATAGGAGTTCCAAGTCCACTGGACCTCTTCACCATTTCCATGGTCGTTCTTCCCTTCAATATCCCACCGACACAGGCGATCTTTTTCATGTTGCCATGGATGTACACGGGGAGGAGGCTGGAGGTTATGGGTATGATGATCAACAATTTCGCGGCGGTGCAGCTCTTCAGAAGCAAGAAACCGAAAGAAAACCTGTCTCCGGCTGCCAAAACCCTCGAATGA
- a CDS encoding PD-(D/E)XK nuclease family protein, with product MKLSLFFGPTASGKTETILSQLEKVHRADPFSYYFVGPSGDHVRYFRENFVSRVGTINSSRFLAMDQFAVNIFRLLNPGSYHISDYIIRLEIGNVLEKMGKRELIDSTMFIDYILEMIHDVKEQGGFTEIFASDDEVVSTLIDIYRTLQERFAQNTIFDTFDAYTGIEERADEIHKGEFGRYLFIDGFHDFSPAISKFFGSVFPSFEEIFITIPDDPDREELYSEVASIRRFIEDFEKRTPDIEVSRIFLKEKHYPVKLEHFMSNLFCENKKAGLCPAVEVTAFPDLFSEVEWTARLVKKYLVDGYEPGEISLIASDFQIYDRLLSQKLREYGVPWRSEGDEPLLSSLAVKKLILPLEAAVLGFPPDKIIAMGDSGYGGEIDARFLEMAATMSRIIYDRAHVRLKLEERRASWVERLEKFIEFTSRRRDAVLSLAEDDLDSTAALEMDETIRRVREDLLPAVGRIFDKLRPFESMRMRPVGEYSQMFAGWERDLAIIDSYRKLDRNDGEGELRALKEFFDRVLPELERILLFMNRPRIAPAEYYSYLMLMLRKESYPASRSIANRVEIQSLLKSRFSKRKVKIFLGFVDGAYPYVKLNPLYSFTQYSESRPKDLLLTREKQQRLNLYLSITTAGDAIHFTFPESTVEGEPILPSPYLKDILDSSGATVQKRGLIAGKRQGLIPELKDAMSRLELDVAASKYFDGPFWPGLRERFDLQRLEASLIDFNREFSWEVRDLEKLRKHLGETFSFSRLKSYDDCPFLFFLSYVAGLDQKTDHIFELTPLDEGNVYHAVLRDYFSGRGEEWEGSLAENLTKYLLHDSSVVFKFEFARLREILQEYITIRESKRPRLMSGEYYPFDFEKGFGLNGTARVEVIPGVYLRGKIDRVDLDETSDSIYIIDYKRGNSGDKEQLILYSLAADTLFADSGYTVAGGVFKTLTGNTVNRAAFKVETINGERVWRFVGGRGEGGDWSESDALAWVRGITEGLYAGKFTPICLSQSGKCFNCRFKKMKRVATWRDGKEFADEE from the coding sequence ATGAAGTTGTCTTTGTTTTTCGGACCGACCGCTTCGGGAAAGACAGAAACTATTCTCTCACAGCTCGAAAAAGTCCACAGGGCCGATCCCTTTTCTTATTACTTCGTCGGTCCGTCGGGTGACCATGTACGCTATTTCAGGGAGAATTTCGTGTCAAGGGTTGGCACGATTAACTCCTCCAGGTTTCTCGCCATGGACCAGTTCGCCGTCAATATATTCAGATTGCTGAATCCCGGTTCCTATCATATAAGCGACTACATCATAAGATTGGAAATCGGAAACGTCCTCGAGAAGATGGGAAAGAGAGAGCTCATAGACTCGACCATGTTCATAGACTACATACTCGAGATGATCCACGACGTGAAGGAGCAGGGAGGTTTCACCGAGATCTTCGCCAGTGACGACGAGGTGGTCTCGACGCTGATTGATATATACCGGACCCTTCAGGAGAGGTTCGCGCAGAACACCATCTTCGACACGTTCGACGCTTACACCGGGATAGAGGAGCGCGCCGACGAGATACACAAAGGCGAGTTCGGCAGGTACCTTTTCATAGACGGGTTTCACGATTTTAGCCCGGCGATTTCGAAATTCTTCGGCTCCGTCTTCCCCTCTTTCGAGGAGATCTTTATAACTATCCCCGACGACCCCGACAGGGAGGAACTGTATTCGGAGGTCGCCTCTATCAGGAGATTCATAGAGGATTTCGAGAAGCGGACTCCAGATATCGAGGTAAGCAGGATCTTCCTCAAGGAGAAGCATTACCCGGTTAAGCTAGAACACTTCATGTCGAATCTCTTTTGCGAGAATAAAAAGGCCGGACTCTGCCCGGCCGTGGAGGTAACGGCCTTTCCGGATCTCTTCTCGGAGGTGGAATGGACTGCCAGGCTCGTAAAGAAATACCTGGTCGATGGCTATGAACCGGGAGAGATTTCACTGATTGCCTCCGATTTCCAGATCTACGACAGGCTCCTTTCTCAGAAATTGCGCGAATACGGCGTCCCCTGGAGAAGCGAAGGCGATGAGCCGCTGCTCTCCTCTCTGGCCGTCAAGAAGCTTATATTGCCGCTTGAGGCTGCCGTCCTCGGCTTTCCGCCAGACAAGATTATAGCCATGGGTGACAGTGGCTATGGCGGGGAGATCGACGCCAGGTTTCTCGAGATGGCGGCCACCATGTCGCGAATAATATACGACAGGGCTCACGTCAGGCTGAAGTTGGAAGAGAGGCGCGCTTCGTGGGTAGAGCGGCTGGAAAAGTTCATTGAATTCACCTCCAGAAGGCGTGATGCGGTTCTCTCACTGGCTGAAGACGACCTGGATAGCACGGCGGCCCTGGAGATGGACGAGACTATCCGCAGGGTGAGGGAAGATTTACTTCCGGCCGTCGGCAGGATCTTCGATAAACTCCGGCCCTTCGAGAGTATGCGTATGAGACCGGTCGGGGAGTACTCACAGATGTTCGCCGGCTGGGAGAGAGATCTTGCCATAATCGATTCGTACAGGAAACTCGACCGGAACGACGGCGAGGGCGAACTCCGGGCTCTGAAAGAGTTCTTCGACAGGGTTCTGCCCGAACTGGAACGCATTCTTCTGTTTATGAACCGTCCCCGGATAGCTCCGGCGGAGTATTATTCCTATCTCATGCTGATGCTCAGGAAAGAGAGCTACCCGGCCTCACGCAGCATAGCCAACAGGGTAGAGATACAGTCGCTCCTCAAGTCGCGTTTCTCGAAGAGGAAGGTAAAGATCTTCCTGGGCTTCGTTGATGGGGCGTACCCCTACGTCAAACTGAATCCGCTGTACAGCTTCACGCAATACAGCGAGAGCCGGCCGAAGGATCTTCTTCTCACGCGCGAGAAACAACAGAGGCTGAACCTCTATCTTTCAATAACGACGGCGGGCGACGCGATCCACTTCACGTTCCCCGAATCGACAGTCGAAGGTGAGCCGATCCTGCCCTCTCCGTATCTCAAAGACATACTGGATAGCTCGGGGGCGACCGTTCAAAAGCGCGGCCTGATAGCCGGGAAACGTCAGGGACTGATTCCCGAGCTGAAAGACGCGATGAGCCGTCTGGAACTGGATGTGGCCGCCTCGAAATACTTCGACGGTCCCTTCTGGCCCGGATTGAGGGAAAGATTCGACCTGCAGAGACTGGAGGCCTCGCTTATAGACTTCAACAGGGAGTTCAGTTGGGAAGTGAGGGATCTCGAAAAGCTCCGCAAACATCTGGGGGAGACCTTCTCTTTTTCGAGGCTTAAATCCTACGACGACTGTCCCTTTCTCTTCTTCCTCTCGTACGTAGCCGGACTCGATCAGAAAACCGACCATATCTTCGAGCTAACTCCCCTGGACGAAGGGAACGTCTATCACGCAGTGTTGAGAGATTACTTTTCTGGTAGGGGCGAAGAGTGGGAGGGCTCACTGGCCGAGAACCTCACCAAATACCTCCTTCACGACAGCAGCGTCGTCTTCAAATTCGAGTTCGCAAGATTGAGAGAGATCCTTCAGGAATATATAACGATCCGCGAATCGAAGAGGCCCCGGCTGATGAGCGGAGAGTACTACCCGTTCGATTTCGAGAAGGGCTTCGGACTCAACGGAACCGCAAGGGTGGAAGTGATCCCCGGCGTCTATCTCAGAGGAAAGATCGACAGGGTTGATCTGGACGAGACGAGCGATTCTATATACATCATAGATTACAAAAGGGGCAACAGCGGAGATAAAGAGCAGCTGATCCTCTACTCGCTGGCCGCGGATACGCTCTTCGCCGACAGCGGCTATACCGTTGCCGGCGGTGTCTTCAAAACGCTGACCGGAAACACCGTCAACAGGGCGGCCTTCAAAGTCGAGACGATCAACGGCGAAAGGGTCTGGCGCTTCGTCGGGGGTCGCGGCGAAGGCGGCGATTGGAGCGAGAGCGATGCGCTGGCCTGGGTTAGGGGGATAACGGAGGGATTGTACGCAGGGAAGTTTACCCCGATCTGCCTTTCCCAGAGTGGCAAGTGTTTCAATTGCCGTTTCAAGAAGATGAAACGTGTGGCCACATGGAGGGATGGAAAGGAGTTTGCCGATGAGGAGTGA
- a CDS encoding UvrD-helicase domain-containing protein, with protein MRSDIFISASAGTGKTYNLVKNYIEVFEEAFRRGETLDVHNVVAITFTNKAAKEMKDRVISWIDDRIALGHPGKWKTLRNRLTYAWISTIHSFCERLLRESALFLGIDPGFQILSGMKRVMLEQQTVRGFFEENLEKLEPLIELTGLDEAFKIFRDSLSKLRHELAVHPSPAGYSSLELGEHAEKVMAGSECFCVNFRELLDRYEARSYRMGLVDFDQLLTKTRDLLLQMPQVREKYRERFKYILIDEFQDTDELQSEIVSLLRKEGMNYCLFVGDAKQSIYRFRGADVTIFNRTMDEFKSSGREALHLTVNRRSHPVLVEFQNRLFQKIMPPDYSGDYFRSVYEKEVEALPYESDELLERIRLIRSETSDDSKTVAAAIRALLEEEIHFRRKDGSCLKRKIKPGDIAILLRTFSRVSNYEQALEELNIPFYTVGSKNFYDRPEVAGPLAWLDLLVDPLDDWNFVTFLLSPSFGCSLDDILSLRSLPGSKGRPLYYAIQESKESKFIHLKELFDKFAQLKHVFSPSEILERFVSEIDYLARLATLNGAERMIANVRKMLELARELDRLGSSLRELSSNLKAFVDSSEESEASLETEESDSVKIMTVHKSKGLEFPVVVLADLFWKEKGSLRRILFDDRGFIIVKESSGRRNEEETVPGRLLSREEQKSFEEEKRTLYVALSRARDMLLMSANGRGNATRPWSRMLGGTLLDIESGELLPEMEDIVSQFEPVRLGPLPKREVEEGYELPDERYVLPVEDRSYVKYLSPTAITADIDDEFELSDRGGDAGLGRKSMDLGTLAHSLLEPLGIRGIHGTSPSLGAILDGGMPATVDRIRFTREDLNGVKRVLDGLRDHRIIKEIEESQRAMSEVHFQHGFRKYVLMGIVDKLYLKDGEWKIVDFKFARKNLSNIDKYRFQMEFYLYMLREFLSPVEATLFFLKDGEIETVRLARPEIFEKKLIEKIVESGGDRGES; from the coding sequence ATGAGGAGTGACATCTTCATATCCGCCTCGGCGGGTACCGGAAAGACCTACAACCTTGTCAAGAACTATATAGAGGTCTTCGAAGAAGCCTTCAGACGGGGCGAAACCCTGGATGTCCACAACGTAGTGGCCATAACCTTCACCAACAAGGCGGCCAAAGAGATGAAAGACCGTGTCATAAGCTGGATCGACGATCGAATCGCCCTTGGACATCCCGGCAAATGGAAAACTCTCAGAAACAGGCTCACTTACGCCTGGATCTCCACGATACACTCCTTCTGCGAGAGACTTCTCCGCGAGAGCGCCCTCTTTTTGGGAATCGATCCGGGCTTCCAGATACTGAGCGGCATGAAGAGGGTGATGCTGGAGCAGCAGACCGTTCGAGGCTTTTTCGAAGAGAACCTTGAAAAACTGGAGCCCTTGATCGAACTCACCGGACTCGACGAGGCCTTCAAAATCTTCAGAGACTCGCTTTCGAAACTCAGACACGAACTGGCCGTTCACCCCTCTCCTGCCGGCTATTCCAGTTTGGAGCTGGGGGAACACGCCGAAAAAGTCATGGCCGGTTCGGAGTGTTTCTGCGTGAACTTCCGCGAACTGCTCGACAGGTACGAGGCCCGCAGTTATAGGATGGGCCTGGTGGATTTCGATCAGCTGCTGACCAAGACCCGCGACCTGCTTCTTCAGATGCCGCAGGTCAGGGAGAAATACAGAGAACGCTTCAAATACATACTGATCGATGAATTTCAGGATACCGACGAGCTGCAGAGCGAGATCGTATCGCTCCTAAGGAAGGAGGGCATGAATTACTGCCTCTTCGTGGGCGACGCGAAACAGTCTATCTACAGGTTCAGGGGAGCCGATGTGACGATCTTCAACAGAACTATGGACGAATTCAAATCCAGCGGGCGGGAAGCGCTCCACCTGACAGTCAACAGGCGTTCACACCCGGTGCTGGTCGAGTTTCAAAACCGCCTCTTCCAGAAGATCATGCCCCCCGACTATTCTGGCGATTACTTCCGCTCCGTCTATGAAAAGGAGGTAGAGGCCCTCCCTTACGAAAGCGACGAACTGCTCGAGAGGATAAGGCTGATCCGGAGCGAAACGTCCGACGATTCGAAAACCGTGGCCGCCGCCATCAGGGCGCTGCTTGAGGAGGAGATCCACTTCAGGCGAAAGGATGGAAGCTGCCTGAAACGCAAGATAAAGCCGGGCGATATCGCGATACTGCTCAGGACCTTCTCGAGGGTTTCGAACTACGAACAAGCGCTGGAGGAGCTTAACATTCCCTTTTACACGGTCGGAAGCAAGAACTTTTACGACAGACCGGAAGTTGCCGGACCGTTGGCCTGGCTAGATCTGCTGGTGGATCCGCTGGACGACTGGAACTTCGTGACCTTCCTCCTCTCGCCCTCGTTCGGTTGCTCGCTGGACGACATCCTCTCGCTGAGGAGTCTTCCGGGATCCAAGGGAAGACCTCTCTACTATGCGATTCAGGAGAGTAAAGAAAGCAAATTTATACACCTCAAAGAGCTCTTCGACAAATTCGCTCAACTGAAGCACGTGTTTTCTCCCAGCGAGATACTGGAAAGATTCGTCTCGGAAATCGACTATCTGGCCAGACTTGCGACGCTGAACGGCGCTGAGAGAATGATCGCAAACGTTAGAAAGATGCTTGAACTGGCCAGGGAACTGGACAGACTGGGGAGCTCTTTGCGCGAGCTCTCTTCAAACCTCAAGGCCTTCGTCGATTCTAGTGAGGAATCGGAGGCCTCTCTCGAGACTGAGGAGTCCGACAGCGTCAAAATCATGACCGTCCACAAATCCAAGGGGCTGGAGTTCCCGGTCGTTGTGCTGGCCGACCTCTTCTGGAAAGAGAAGGGGTCGCTCAGGAGGATACTCTTCGACGACAGGGGTTTCATTATCGTCAAGGAAAGCTCCGGCAGGAGGAACGAAGAAGAGACCGTACCTGGAAGGCTCCTTTCAAGAGAGGAGCAGAAGAGCTTCGAGGAAGAGAAGAGAACGCTTTACGTCGCCCTGTCTAGGGCCAGAGATATGCTACTCATGAGCGCCAATGGAAGGGGCAACGCCACCAGACCCTGGTCGAGGATGCTGGGGGGAACGCTCCTGGATATCGAATCGGGCGAATTGCTGCCAGAGATGGAAGATATAGTCTCTCAATTCGAGCCGGTCAGGCTTGGGCCTCTTCCGAAGAGAGAGGTAGAGGAAGGTTACGAGTTGCCGGATGAAAGGTATGTGCTTCCCGTCGAGGACCGATCTTACGTCAAGTATCTCTCCCCGACGGCTATCACGGCCGATATCGACGACGAATTCGAACTCTCCGACAGAGGCGGGGACGCCGGGCTGGGCAGAAAGTCTATGGACCTGGGAACGCTGGCCCATAGTCTGCTGGAGCCGCTGGGAATTAGAGGCATACATGGAACCTCTCCCTCTCTCGGAGCGATACTGGACGGCGGAATGCCGGCCACGGTCGACAGGATAAGATTCACCCGGGAGGACCTAAACGGGGTAAAGCGCGTTCTGGACGGACTGAGGGACCATAGAATCATCAAAGAGATAGAGGAGAGTCAAAGGGCCATGAGCGAGGTTCACTTTCAACACGGTTTCCGGAAGTACGTATTGATGGGAATCGTTGATAAACTATACCTGAAGGATGGAGAATGGAAGATCGTAGATTTCAAATTCGCGCGAAAGAATCTCTCGAACATAGACAAATACAGGTTCCAGATGGAGTTCTATCTCTATATGCTGAGGGAATTTCTTTCGCCGGTCGAGGCGACGCTTTTTTTCCTCAAAGACGGCGAGATCGAAACCGTGAGATTGGCAAGGCCGGAAATTTTCGAAAAGAAATTGATAGAGAAAATAGTCGAAAGCGGGGGTGATAGAGGTGAATCTTAA
- a CDS encoding PH domain-containing protein, which produces MNLKPSRRAFFIRYIIFPYYFVLGIIFYLNFDLSGIDGNNRLFLIFGWIALTVIPGVLLAFSRRRFGWFFWPSLINTAGWLARFIFPENIYMDFKPVFDNGPVLLFMIVSLIAIIYLELYRNTFKYDLSEKGVEISFGFFGANTHMIVSKHITNVMLKRNFLELLLGVGHVIPVTSSGLGTGDKGVVGGFTGDTGTKNVRGGAFIGSTASEKEFVANPKNCIYGVSKPRKVMDSLKELVL; this is translated from the coding sequence GTGAATCTTAAGCCATCGAGACGGGCGTTTTTTATCAGGTACATCATTTTTCCATATTACTTCGTTCTGGGCATCATCTTCTATTTGAATTTCGACCTTTCGGGGATCGACGGCAACAACAGGCTCTTTCTTATTTTCGGCTGGATAGCCCTCACGGTTATACCGGGGGTACTTCTCGCCTTCTCGCGGAGGAGATTCGGCTGGTTTTTCTGGCCATCCCTGATCAACACGGCGGGATGGTTAGCAAGGTTTATCTTTCCCGAGAATATCTACATGGACTTCAAACCCGTGTTCGATAACGGGCCAGTTCTGCTCTTCATGATCGTGAGTTTGATAGCGATAATCTATCTCGAACTGTACAGAAACACCTTCAAGTACGATCTAAGCGAGAAAGGCGTCGAGATAAGCTTCGGCTTCTTCGGCGCCAACACTCATATGATAGTGTCCAAGCATATAACCAACGTAATGCTCAAACGAAACTTCCTGGAGCTTCTTCTGGGAGTGGGCCACGTCATACCGGTCACCTCCTCGGGACTTGGAACGGGCGATAAGGGAGTCGTCGGCGGTTTCACTGGCGACACCGGAACGAAAAACGTCAGGGGTGGGGCTTTCATAGGAAGCACGGCCTCCGAAAAGGAATTCGTGGCCAATCCCAAGAACTGCATCTACGGTGTCTCAAAGCCCAGAAAAGTCATGGATTCGCTCAAGGAGTTGGTACTTTGA
- a CDS encoding GNAT family N-acetyltransferase, which yields MTIREVKMEDAASLRELLIDIGWFNQGKIAEEGFIQKLEIMVSWNIEGEDHLLLVAEENGRIIGYVAIHFIPYLFMGGPEGYISELFVKNDARGKGVGSKLLSEAVKEGISRGCSRLQLVNMKNRESYARGFYTARGWRERVNAADFVYEIDD from the coding sequence ATGACGATTAGAGAAGTGAAAATGGAAGACGCGGCCAGCCTGAGAGAGCTCCTCATAGACATCGGGTGGTTCAATCAGGGCAAGATAGCCGAAGAGGGTTTCATACAAAAACTTGAGATAATGGTCTCCTGGAATATAGAGGGGGAGGATCATCTGTTACTGGTTGCCGAAGAGAATGGCAGGATTATCGGCTACGTGGCGATCCACTTCATACCGTACCTGTTTATGGGCGGTCCCGAAGGCTACATCTCCGAATTGTTTGTCAAAAATGACGCCAGAGGAAAGGGAGTTGGTTCCAAACTGCTTTCCGAAGCCGTCAAAGAGGGTATATCGAGAGGTTGCTCGAGATTGCAACTGGTTAACATGAAGAACAGAGAGTCCTACGCACGCGGCTTTTACACGGCGCGGGGTTGGAGGGAACGGGTGAATGCCGCCGATTTTGTGTACGAAATAGATGACTAA